Within Streptomyces sp. SS1-1, the genomic segment GACGAGGCGCCGACGAGGACGCCGACGACCGCGAGGCGGCCTCGGTACGGGCGGAAGAGCCGCAGGATGCGGCGGACCTGCCGCGGCTGCTCGGCCGTTGCGGCGGGAGGGGTCCAGGCGGGTTCACGGTCGGGATGCAATGGGCTCCTACGGGGGTGGGCGGGCGGAGAGCGCCGGCGGGCCGACACTGGGGCCGGGCTGAGACTTCGGCCAGGCTGTGGCTGCGGCTGCGGCTGCGGCTGCGGCTGCGGCTGCGGCTGCGGCTGCGGCCAGGCTGGGACTGCGGTCTGGCTGGGAGTGCGGTCTAGCTGGGACTGCCGGAGCTTAGCTCATTGTTACCTATGTTCACAATGAACGTCGTCCTGATATTGTTCCCGCATGACCACGCCCGATGCCGACGGCCCGCTCGCCGAGCAGCTGCTGCGCCTCACCCGCCGGGTGCACCGGATCCAGAAACGGCACCTGCAGGAGTGCGGCGTCGGGATCACTCCGGCGCAGTCCCGCCTTCTGCGCACCCTGGCGCACTATGACGCGCCCCCGCGGATGGCCGACCTCGCCGAACGGCTGGAGGTGGTCCCGCGCGCCGTGACGACCCTGGTCGACGCGCTGGAGGCGAACGGGAAGGTGCGCCGGGCCCCCGACCCGACCAACCGTCGGGTCATCCGGATCGAGCTCACCGACGACGGGCGCGCCGCGCTCCGCGAGCTGCACCGGGCGCGCCGGTCGGCGGCGGAGGAGATCCTCGCGCCGCTGACGGAGGAGCAGCGGTCGGTCCTGGGCGTCCTCCTGGACACCCTGGTGGACGGGGGGACCGGCGGCCACGGGTGCTGAGCGCGTGGCGCGTCGGCGGGCCGTCGTTCCGGCCCGTCCGTGTCAGTGCGAGCGCCGCAGGTCCGCCTTGTCCCCCATCACCACCACAGGATGCCGGGCCGGGTCGAGCGTGCGGAGCAGATACCGCATCCCCGATTCGGACAGACTGACACAGGCGGACGTACCACTGCCGTGGTCCATGTGCAGCCAGATGCTGCCCCCCTTGTGCCGGCCCTCGGGGCGGGTGGGGTCGTTGGGGGATGTGCCCTTGATCCGGTTGTAGTCGATGGCGATGACGTAGTCGAAGTCGTGCCAGTGCGACTCGGCCCACCAGCGCGGCGCCGCGAAGGCCGGCGAACGCGTGTACGGCAACTTGGCACCCGGGTCCGCGCGTACGCCGCCCGCGTCGCTCAGCGTGAAGACGCCGACCGGGCTGCGGTTGTCGCCCTCGTGGTGGTCGGTGGTCCAGCCCTTCTTGCCGTTGTGCGCGGGCCAACTGCGCGCCCGCGCCCAGGTGGAGCCCCGCTTCTCGTAGAACACGACAGTGGCGTCGGGTGAGTTCACGCCTTCCCCGTAGACCGCCACGACCTGTTCGGACGCGGCGGGGATGCGCGTGTGCCAGCGGTCGCCGACGCCGGGGACACGCGTCGCCTCCGCCGCCCCGGCCGAGGGGGTGCGGGTCGCTTCGTCGGCCTGTGCGCCCGCGCCCGCGCCGGGCCGCGCGCCGTCGCACGCGGTGAGGACCATCAGGAGGGACGCGGCGGCCGCCGTCACGGCCGCCACCCGTCGAGTACCGCGGATGCGCATCGCTCCATGGTGGCACCGCGACCGGGTCGCGGGCGGGAGCCGGCCCGGACCGGATCCGTACGGCGCCGTGGAAAACCGTTTGCGCGCGACCACGGCACGACGTCAACCTGTCACGGTTTGCTGCCGCCGTGCGTGGCCCCCTCCCCGCACCGGTACTCCCCTCCCCCCTCCCTGTCACGAGCCACTGGGACGTCATGCAGATTCAAGACCTTCCGTACGCCGACCCGGGTGTGCCCGACGCCCGCTCCGGTCCCCGCTTCCTGTGGTGGCTCTTCAGGAACCAGCTGGACGGCCAGTTCAAGGCACTCGCCTGGGGACTGCTCCACTTCCTGTCGGTGTCGGCGCTGCCGTTCTGCGTGGGCGTCGCCGTGCAGGGCGTCGTCGACCGGTCCGGAAGCCGGCTCGCTCTGGCGGGCGGGCTGCTGGCCCTGTGCTGCGCGGGCAGCGCGCTCGGCGACGCCTTCCTGCACCGCGCCGCGGTCACCAACTGGATCACCGCGGCCGCCCGCGTCCAGCAGGTGCTGGCCCGCAAGGCCGCCCATCTGGGCTCGGCGCTGACCCGGCGGGTCGCGGCCGGCGAGGTCGTCGCCGTGTCGACGGGCGACGTCGAGAAGATCGGCTGGTTCGTCGAGGCGCTGTCGCGCTTCACGGCGGCCGCGGTCACCATCGTGGTCGTCTGCGTGGGCCTCGTCGTCTATCAGCCCGCGCTCGGCGTGGTCGTCGCGGTCGGCCTGCCCGTACTGGCGCTCGCCGTCCTGCCCCTGCTCCCCCGCGCCACCCGTCGGGCCGATGTCCAGCGCGAGAAGGCCGGCCGCGCCACCGAACTGGCGTCCGACACCGTCGCCGGACTGCGCGTCCTGCGGGGCATCGGCGGCGAGGAACTCTTCCTCGACCGCTACCGCGCGGCCTCCCAGGAAGTGCGCCACGCGGCGGTGCGCAGCGCCCGCATGTGGTCCCTGATCTCCGCCATCCAGGTCCTCCTGCCGGGCCTGCTGCTGATCACCGTGGTCTGGTACGGCGTCCACCTCGCCGGTGCGGGCCGTATCGGCGTCGGTGAACTCGTCGCCGTCTACAGCTCGGTCATGATCCTCACCTATCCGCTGCGGCACTTCGAGGAGATCGCGATGGCGTACTCCTTCTCCCGGCCGTCGGCCCGGCGGGCCGCGAAGGTGCTGTCCCTGGAACGGGCCACCGACACCGACGGCACCCTGATCGTGACCGAACCGCCGTCCGGCGACCTGTACGACCCGGCGACCGGACTGCTCGCCCCGGCCGGCCGGCTCACGGCCGTCGTGTGCGGGGACCCCGACGCGGCCGGGCGGCTGGCCGAACGGCTCGGCGGACACCCGTCGGAGAAGGGCTCGGGGGCGGGCTCCGGGACGCGCTCGGAGCAGGGCTCGGGGAAAGGCGAGTCGGTGCTGCTGGGCGGCGTGCCGCTGGACGAGGTGCCGCTCGACATCGCCCGCACGGCCGTCCTCGTGCAGGACAAGGACCCGGTGCTGCTCTCCGGCACCCTGCGCGACCTCCTCGACGTACCGCGATCGGGGGCGGTCGGCACCGAACCGGCACTTGCCGCCGCCCAGTGCGAGGACGTCCTGGCCGCGCTGGTCCAGGGGTCCCTCGGCGCCGCCGATCCGATGGACGCCCGGATCACCGAACGCGGACGGTCCCTGTCCGGCGGCCAGCGCCAGCGGCTCGCGCTCGCCCGGTCACTGGTCACGGACCCGGAGGTCCTGGTCCTCGACGAGCCGACCTCGGCCGTCGACTCCCACACGGAGGCCCGGATCGCGCACGGCATACGGGAGTTGAGGGCGGGGCGCACCACGGTGGTGTTCACCTCCTCACCCCTCCTCCTGGACCGCGCAGACCGGGTGGTCCTCGTCCACGAGGGCGAGGTCGTCGCCGTCGGCGTCCACCGCGAACTGCTGGACTCGGAACCCCGGTACCGGACCGTGGTGACGCGCGAACCAGATGAGGACCGGGACACGCGCCAGGACGGGGATACGAGCCAGGACCGGGATACGAGCCAGGAGGGGGTCCGGCCGTCGCCGGTGCCGGGCGGGCGTGACCGTCTTCCGGCCGCCTCACGTGCCGCGTCCGGCCTGGACGACGTCCGTGCCGCGTCCGGCCTGGACGAAGTCCACGCCGGGTCCGGCCTGGACGACGTCATGAAGGAACTGGAAGAGATCGAGGAGTCGGCATGATCGGCGTTGCGCCCCCGGCCTACGACCCGGCGGCCCCGACGACAGCGAGCACCCTGCCGGTCGGCGCCCCGGCGACCGTACGCGCCTACGTGGCCGAGTTGTTCCGCCGGCACCGCCGTGCGTTCCTGCTCCTCGTCCTCGTGAACACCATCGCGGTCGTCGCCTCCATGACGGGGCCCTGGCTGCTGGGCGGACTGGTGGAACGGGTCTCGGACGGCGTCGCCGAGCGCGACCTCCATCTGGAGCTCACCGTCGGGCTGTTCGTGGCCGCGCTCGCCGTCCAGGCCGTGTTCGTCCGGCAGGTGCGGCTGCGCGGCGCCATGCTGGGCGAGCGGATGCTGGCCGATCTGCGCGAGGACTTCCTCGTCCGGTCGGTCGGACTGCCGCCCGGCGTGCTGGAACGGGCCGGGACGGGCGACCTGCTGTCCCGGATCACCACCGACATCGACCGTCTCGGCAACGCGATGCGCGAGGCGGTGCCGCAGCTCGCGATCAGCGTGGTGTGGGCGGCCCTGCTGCTGGGCGGGCTCGTCGTCACCGCCCCGCTCCTCGCCGCGGCCGTCCTCGTCGCGCTGCCGCTGCTGGTGGCCGGCTGCCGCTGGTACTTCCGGCGGGCGCCCGCCGCCTACCGCTCGGAGGCCGCCGGGTACGCCGCCGTGGCCGCCGCGCTGACCGAGACCGTGGACGCCGGGCGCACCGTGGAGGCCCATCGGCTCGGCGCACGCCGGATCGAACAGTCCGACCTGCGCATCAAGCAGTGGACCGCCTGGGAGCGCTACACGCTGTGGCTGCGGTCGGTGCTGTTCCCGGCGATCAACATCACCCATGTGACCGTCCTGTCCTCCGTGCTGCTCATCGGCGGGGTGTTCGTCCTGCAGGGCTGGATCGGGGTCGGCCAGCTGACCACCGGCGCGCTGATCGCCCAGATGCTGGTGGACCCCGTCGGGCTGATGCTGCGCTGGTACGACGAGCTGCAGGTGGCGCAGGTGTCCCTGGCCCGGCTGGTCGGCGTCCGGGACATCGAGCCGGACGCCGGGGACGACCGGCTGACGCCGGACGGGCGGGACGTGCACGCGGACAAGGTGCACTTCGGCTACCTGGACGGCGTCGACGTGCTGCGCAGGGTCTCCTTGCAGGTCGCGCCCGGCACCCGGCTCGCCCTGGTCGGGCCCTCGGGCGCCGGCAAGTCCACGCTGGGCAGGCTGCTCGCCGGTATCTACGCCCCCAGGGACGGCCGCGTCACCCTCGGCGGCGCCGAACTGTCCCGAATGCCCGCCGAACGCGTCCGCGCCCATGTGGCCCTCGTCAACCAGGAGCACCACGTCTTCGTGGGCTCCCTGCGCGACAACCTGCTGCTGGCCCGCACCGGCGCGACGGACCCCGAGCTGTGGGATGCGCTCCGCGCGGTGGACGCGGACGGCTGGGCCCGGGCGCTGGACGATGGCCTGGACACCGAGGTCGGCTCCGGCGGGTTGGCGCTCACGCCGGCCCAGGCACAGCAGATCGCGCTGGCCCGCCTGGTGCTGGCCGACCCGCACACCCTGGTCCTGGACGAGGCGACCTCGCTCCTCGACCCCCGGGCCGCCCGCCACCTGGAACGCTCGCTGGCCCGGGTCCTCGACGGCCGCACGGTCGTCGCCATCGCGCACCGCCTGCACACGGCCCACGACGCGGACCTGATCGCCGTCGTGGAGAACGGCCGCATCAGCGAACTCGGCAGCCACGCGGAACTGGTGGAGGCGGACGGGGCTTACGCGGCGCTGTGGAGGTCGTGGCATCGGTGAGGGGGTGGGCGTGGCGGGGTGACCCGGGCGGAGGCGGCCTGGCCTTGCGCGGTCCCAGCGGGGCGCGGTCCAGCGTTTCGGTGGGTCGGCTGGGTCGGCTGCCGGCGGGGCGGTCCAGCGTTTCGGTGGGCCGGCTGGGTCGGCTGCCGGCGGGGCGGTCCAGCGTTTCGGTGGGCCGGCTGGGTCGGCTGCCGGCGGGGCGGTCCAGCGTTTCGGTGGGCCGGCTGGGTCGGCTGCCGGCGGGGCCGGTCTTCGCGGCTCGGGCGACAAGGCGCGGGCCCGACGGTCGGCAGGGCCCGGAGCCGGGGCCTGCGGCTGACCCGGTTGGCCGCGCTCGGAGTCGGCTCTTCCCTGGGGCGCGCGGCGCCGGTCGCACGGAGCGCGGCCGTCCTGGTGCCGGGGCCGCCGTCCGCGGCCCGGCCCCGGAAGGCCACG encodes:
- a CDS encoding MarR family winged helix-turn-helix transcriptional regulator, giving the protein MTTPDADGPLAEQLLRLTRRVHRIQKRHLQECGVGITPAQSRLLRTLAHYDAPPRMADLAERLEVVPRAVTTLVDALEANGKVRRAPDPTNRRVIRIELTDDGRAALRELHRARRSAAEEILAPLTEEQRSVLGVLLDTLVDGGTGGHGC
- a CDS encoding L,D-transpeptidase family protein; protein product: MRIRGTRRVAAVTAAAASLLMVLTACDGARPGAGAGAQADEATRTPSAGAAEATRVPGVGDRWHTRIPAASEQVVAVYGEGVNSPDATVVFYEKRGSTWARARSWPAHNGKKGWTTDHHEGDNRSPVGVFTLSDAGGVRADPGAKLPYTRSPAFAAPRWWAESHWHDFDYVIAIDYNRIKGTSPNDPTRPEGRHKGGSIWLHMDHGSGTSACVSLSESGMRYLLRTLDPARHPVVVMGDKADLRRSH
- a CDS encoding ABC transporter transmembrane domain-containing protein; amino-acid sequence: MQIQDLPYADPGVPDARSGPRFLWWLFRNQLDGQFKALAWGLLHFLSVSALPFCVGVAVQGVVDRSGSRLALAGGLLALCCAGSALGDAFLHRAAVTNWITAAARVQQVLARKAAHLGSALTRRVAAGEVVAVSTGDVEKIGWFVEALSRFTAAAVTIVVVCVGLVVYQPALGVVVAVGLPVLALAVLPLLPRATRRADVQREKAGRATELASDTVAGLRVLRGIGGEELFLDRYRAASQEVRHAAVRSARMWSLISAIQVLLPGLLLITVVWYGVHLAGAGRIGVGELVAVYSSVMILTYPLRHFEEIAMAYSFSRPSARRAAKVLSLERATDTDGTLIVTEPPSGDLYDPATGLLAPAGRLTAVVCGDPDAAGRLAERLGGHPSEKGSGAGSGTRSEQGSGKGESVLLGGVPLDEVPLDIARTAVLVQDKDPVLLSGTLRDLLDVPRSGAVGTEPALAAAQCEDVLAALVQGSLGAADPMDARITERGRSLSGGQRQRLALARSLVTDPEVLVLDEPTSAVDSHTEARIAHGIRELRAGRTTVVFTSSPLLLDRADRVVLVHEGEVVAVGVHRELLDSEPRYRTVVTREPDEDRDTRQDGDTSQDRDTSQEGVRPSPVPGGRDRLPAASRAASGLDDVRAASGLDEVHAGSGLDDVMKELEEIEESA
- a CDS encoding ABC transporter ATP-binding protein: MIGVAPPAYDPAAPTTASTLPVGAPATVRAYVAELFRRHRRAFLLLVLVNTIAVVASMTGPWLLGGLVERVSDGVAERDLHLELTVGLFVAALAVQAVFVRQVRLRGAMLGERMLADLREDFLVRSVGLPPGVLERAGTGDLLSRITTDIDRLGNAMREAVPQLAISVVWAALLLGGLVVTAPLLAAAVLVALPLLVAGCRWYFRRAPAAYRSEAAGYAAVAAALTETVDAGRTVEAHRLGARRIEQSDLRIKQWTAWERYTLWLRSVLFPAINITHVTVLSSVLLIGGVFVLQGWIGVGQLTTGALIAQMLVDPVGLMLRWYDELQVAQVSLARLVGVRDIEPDAGDDRLTPDGRDVHADKVHFGYLDGVDVLRRVSLQVAPGTRLALVGPSGAGKSTLGRLLAGIYAPRDGRVTLGGAELSRMPAERVRAHVALVNQEHHVFVGSLRDNLLLARTGATDPELWDALRAVDADGWARALDDGLDTEVGSGGLALTPAQAQQIALARLVLADPHTLVLDEATSLLDPRAARHLERSLARVLDGRTVVAIAHRLHTAHDADLIAVVENGRISELGSHAELVEADGAYAALWRSWHR